Proteins encoded within one genomic window of Arachis ipaensis cultivar K30076 chromosome B08, Araip1.1, whole genome shotgun sequence:
- the LOC107610341 gene encoding putative zinc finger protein CONSTANS-LIKE 11 gives MIMEPICEFCGVVRAVVYCKSDSARLCLNCDASVHSSNPLSSRHARSLLCDLCYCQAAVVCCVDHNMCVCEACEWNQNECLLRGHGRLLLKFYTGCPSFEDLSRLWSFVFDANSSCGGGGGLEPISTLCVERPDNDDGLFDLVSDKLTEIQPCFKFEPWTDLSPMIPSNQDTMQFCKDQALFSPPESNQPKLQGCSNFNYLGIDEGNGLCPSADSIEASSSVQQDFVTFQSPSMTPTFHSNVNCALVSPIYNRDMNLGFPQGQVHSSISMELSSIAGDSSVTDLDCELSNEIQCPQRRAKAKMRYNEKKKTQMFGKQIRYASRKARAEARKQVKGRFVKTGEEYDYDSLLQNKLE, from the exons ATGATCATGGAACCCATATGTGAATTTTGTGGGGTTGTAAGAGCTGTGGTGTATTGCAAGTCGGATTCTGCGCGCCTATGCCTGAACTGTGATGCATCTGTGCACTCTTCCAATCCCCTGTCAAGCCGGCATGCGCGCTCTCTCCTCTGTGATCTCTGCTATTGCCAAGCAGCTGTTGTTTGTTGTGTAGATCATAACATGTGTGTGTGTGAAGCCTGTGAATGGAACCAGAATGAGTGCTTATTGAGGGGACACGGCCGCCTGCTGTTGAAGTTCTATACCGGTTGTCCCTCTTTCGAGGACTTGTCTAGGCTCTGGTCCTTTGTGTTTGATGCTAACTCCtcatgtggtggtggtggtggtttggAACCAATTAGTACACTATGTGTGGAAAGACCTGATAATGATGATGGTTTATTTGATTTGGTGAGTGACAAGTTGACTGAGATACAACCTTGCTTCAAATTCGAGCCTTGGACGGATCTGTCTCCCATGATTCCATCAAATCAAGATACCATGCAATTCTGCAAAGATCAAGCACTTTTTTCCCCTCCAGAATCAAACCAGCCAAAG CTGCAGGGATGTTCTAATTTCAACTATCTTGGAATCGATGAAGGAAATGGTTTATGTCCTTCTGCGGATTCCATTGAG GCATCATCATCAGTCCAACAAGATTTTGTAACCTTTCAGTCTCCGAGCATGACGCCGACCTTCCACAGTAATGTGAATTGTGCTCTTGTGAGTCCTATTTACAACAGAGACATGAATCTTGGATTCCCTCAGGGCCAAGTTCATTCGAGCATATCGATGGAATTATCCAGCATTGCTGGAGACAGTAGTGTTACTGATCTAGATTGTGAGTTGTCCAATGAGATACAATGCCCACAGAGAAGGGCCAAAGCTAAAATGAGATACAATGAGAAAAAGAAAACCCAAAT GTTCGGCAAACAAATAAGATATGCATCTCGGAAAGCGAGGGCCGAGGCAAGAAAACAAGTGAAAGGTAGATTTGTTAAGACAGGAGAAGAATATGATTATGACTCTCTGCTGCAGAATAAGCTTGAATAA
- the LOC107610340 gene encoding B-box domain protein 30 — MCKGPQGKGHASTRGIASSSSTCCCELCGLRASLYCHADDAYLCRKCDRWVHEANFLALRHIRCFLCNTCSNLTRRCVIGASSEVILPVNVSWANGNLPNNSTNTTTTTCSRIMHDNNDDGDDDIGLSLSL; from the coding sequence ATGTGCAAAGGTCCACAAGGAAAAGGGCATGCCTCAACAAGAGGaatagcttcttcttcttctacatgtTGTTGTGAGTTATGTGGATTAAGGGCTTCATTGTATTGCCATGCTGATGATGCATATCTATGTAGAAAATGTGACAGATGGGTTCATGAAGCAAATTTCTTGGCCCTTAGACACATTAGATGCTTTCTCTGCAACACATGCAGCAATCTCACAAGAAGATGTGTTATTGGTGCTTCATCAGAGGTTATTCTTCCTGTTAATGTAAGTTGGGCCAATGGAAATCTTCCTAACAACAGCaccaacacaacaacaacaacatgttCAAGGATAATGCATGATAacaatgatgatggtgatgatgatattgGTCTTTCCTTGTCTCTTTGA
- the LOC110265219 gene encoding uncharacterized protein LOC110265219 yields the protein MKAPIEIVIGNKVRRSHQVTCSKCGEKGHYHKTCKGAPKDSNWQSKTKKTKKKNKTQSGTSVGAATNKLGQQHDPMAKAKKNKKKMPKLKASPNVDFGEEISLSQSAPPNDGPATQQIPEPPVGFRMKQTIVRPPIPPTQNHLEPLGPATSGASDSLFTFMSIPGFRLPTNT from the exons ATGAAAGCTCCTATCGAAATAGTGATTGGCAATAAAGTTAGGAGATCACACCAAGTAACTTGTAGTAAGTGCGGAGAGAAAGGTCATTATCACAAGACTTGCAAAGGTGCACCTAAAGATTCAAATTGGCAGTCAAAGACTAAAAAgacaaagaagaaaaacaagactCAATCAGGAACTTCCGTTGGAGCAGCAACAAACAAGCTAGGACAACAACATGATCCAATG GCAAAGgcaaaaaagaataagaaaaagatgcCAAAACTGAAAGCCTCGCCCAATGTAGATTTTGGTGAAGAGATTAGTTTATCTCAATCTGCACCTCCTAATGATGGACCT GCTACACAGCAAATTCCTGAACCTCCTGTTGGGTTTCGAATGAAGCAAACCATTGTGAGGCCGCCAATTCCACCCACTCAAAACCATTTAGAGCCACTCGGACCAGCTACCTCAGGGGCATCCGACAGCTTGTTTACCTTCATGTCAATACCTGGTTTTAGGCTTCCAACTAACACTTGA